The sequence below is a genomic window from Chthoniobacterales bacterium.
TTCTTCGACGACCTCGGCATTTTCGTTGGTCTCCTCCGGAGCGCCGACCGATTGGTCGCCGAGCAACTCGCGCCGGGCCTGATCCCAATCCGCGTCGGTAAATTCATCGGGATCGCGTTCCGCGATCAGCGCGATTTCGCGCGCCCGTTTTTCCACCGTGTCCGGCGAGGGGGCACCAAGTCCGTCGCCATGCAGAGAGATTTTTCCGGCAGCCTGGTGTGAATTGTCGTTCATATTAGTAATACGCAGACGAGCTGCGCCCTGTTTGCATTGTCTTCAGGGATTATCGATTCAGCTCCCGCGAAAGGCAATCTTCCGTTTGGCGCCCGCGAGTGCAGATTACGGGGCGGGTCCCATGAAAATTCGAACGGAAAAAATTGCGCTGGAGAGTGGCGGACAGATCGCGCTGAGTGAATACGGGGATCCGGCGGGCGCGCCGATTTTCTTTTGTCACGGCTGGCCCAGCTCGCGGACCATGGCCGAGCTGGCGCACGACGCGGCGCGCGATCTTGGCTTGCGCATCATCTCGCCGGACCGGCCCGGAATTCGCGATTCGCAATTCCAACCGAACCGCCGCCTCGTCGATTGGCCGCCGTTGTTGAACGAAATCGCCGACCGTCTCGGGATCGAGCGGTTCCGAATCCTTGGAATTTCCGGAGGGGCGCCTTATGCGTTCGCCAGCGGCTGGATGAGTCCCCAGCGCGTCGAAAAGATTGCGATTGTGAGCGGGGCCCCGCCGCTGGATCGACTGGACGATCTCGATGGCCTTCTTCCGATCCATCGGCGGATGCTCGTGTTCCGCAAGAAGAGTCCGCGCTTGCTCAAGCTTCTATTTCATCTGGCCCGGCCTTTTGTCGCAATGCGAATGCCGATCCGGGTTCGACCGCTGCTCCTGAAATTTCTCCAGCCGTGCGACGCGAACGTGTTGCAAGAATCCCGTAAGTTCGACATTTGTTTCGACAGCGCTCGCCATGCCTGGCGCTCCTCCGCCCTCGGCGTCATGACCGACGCCGAGGTTTATGCGACGCCATGGGGATTTGCGCTCGAAGATATTCGTATCCCGGTCGCCCTTTGGCATGGAACGAAAGACCGGACCTTCGCGCCCCGGCTCGCGCACGACGTGGCAAATCGTTTGCCGAACTGCGAGTTCCATCTGGTCGAGGGCGCCGGGCATTATTCGCTCCCGATTCGTTACATTCACGAAATTCTGTCGGACCTGGGTGGATCGAGTCCCGCCGCTTGAAGTCAGATAGCGGGCGCGACCGCGCGCATAGCGCCCGGTCCACCTTTAAGCGCCGGTCCATCTTTAAGGGCGGGTCCAGTTTCGCGAGCCGCTACCTTTCTTTTGCGCAGCCGCGCGCCATGGCCGAAACTTTGCGGTGGAAGATTTCACGGCTGGAACGACTCACAATCAGCCGGCCCGGCGCCAGTCATCAATCGATCCGCCGTTTGACGAGCGGGTGCGCCAGCTTGTGGCCGACTGGGGCGCGGAGAAATCACCCGAGCTGATCCAGGAAATGATCATCACCGCGCTCAAGATGGCGCGGGACAAAATCGGCACGGGCGACCTCAAGCTCATGAACCGGTCGCTCAAGGAGATGCATTACGCGGCGAAGGTCTTTTCGGAGTACCGCCAGTTCCGCAAAGTCTGTGTCTTCGGTTCCGCGCGGACTCCGCCCAGCGACGCGCAATACCAGGTGGCGGAGGATTTCGCGCGCCAGATGGTCGCGAACAATTTCATGGTCATCACCGGCGGCGGCGAGGGCATCATGGGCGCCGCCCAGCTCGGGGCGGGCCGGGAACACAGCTTCGGACTCAACATTCGTCTTCCCTTCGAGCAGCACGCCAACATCACCATCGAGGGCGACCGCAAGCTGATTAACTTCAACTATTTCTTCACCCGGAAATTGAATTTCGTGAAGGAAACTCACGCCTTCGCTCTTTTCCCGGGCGGCTTTGGAACGATGGACGAAGGCTTCGAAGCGCTTACCCTCATGCA
It includes:
- a CDS encoding alpha/beta hydrolase, with protein sequence MKIRTEKIALESGGQIALSEYGDPAGAPIFFCHGWPSSRTMAELAHDAARDLGLRIISPDRPGIRDSQFQPNRRLVDWPPLLNEIADRLGIERFRILGISGGAPYAFASGWMSPQRVEKIAIVSGAPPLDRLDDLDGLLPIHRRMLVFRKKSPRLLKLLFHLARPFVAMRMPIRVRPLLLKFLQPCDANVLQESRKFDICFDSARHAWRSSALGVMTDAEVYATPWGFALEDIRIPVALWHGTKDRTFAPRLAHDVANRLPNCEFHLVEGAGHYSLPIRYIHEILSDLGGSSPAA
- a CDS encoding TIGR00730 family Rossman fold protein, with product MEDFTAGTTHNQPARRQSSIDPPFDERVRQLVADWGAEKSPELIQEMIITALKMARDKIGTGDLKLMNRSLKEMHYAAKVFSEYRQFRKVCVFGSARTPPSDAQYQVAEDFARQMVANNFMVITGGGEGIMGAAQLGAGREHSFGLNIRLPFEQHANITIEGDRKLINFNYFFTRKLNFVKETHAFALFPGGFGTMDEGFEALTLMQTGKARIIPIVLLDRPGGTYWQTWLNFIKEHLFKFGYVDSEDFNFFKIMPNVSDAVTEIVRFYSVYQSSRWVGEALSVRLARKLSGRAVAKLNHDFADVVRTGEFVQGTALRQEKNEPDIWELPRLIFTPHRRSFGRLRQLIDAINGAELA